In Nocardia yunnanensis, one DNA window encodes the following:
- a CDS encoding molybdopterin-dependent oxidoreductase, which translates to MAAEPAVREGNSGHRRISRGAAAFAGILAAALVLGIGHLAAAFIDPAASPFYVLGATVVDHTPHQLKDAAIRRFGAHDKDALFVSMALVMLAGAAVAGLLERRRPLGSALLLILGGATGVLALQRPTATPWFVLPSVLGVLAGIVALRLLVAGPRHAAAPGDGLSRRGFLTAAVGVTALAAGAAALGHVLATRLHDVVADRARFRLPAPAGPAPALPPGAQPTLAGITPFVTANDRFYRVDTALQLPALTSADWRLRIHGMVDRAIELDFDRLRGRPVVERLITLTCVSNEVGGDLAGTAHWSGYPLAELLAEAGVHPDADMLLSRSVDGFTASTPLSAIVDGRDALLAIGMNGEPLPIAHGYPARLVVPGLYGFVSATKWVVDLEVTRFDRASAYWTDRGWAARAPIKTASRIDVPAAFVTVDAGAVPIGGVAWAQHRGIARVEIQVDDQPWQPVRLATEYSTDTWRQWTWTWQATPGTHTLRVRATDATGAVQPEQRATPFPDGATGWHNRVVTVR; encoded by the coding sequence ATGGCAGCCGAACCCGCTGTCCGCGAAGGGAATTCCGGGCACCGCCGGATCAGCCGAGGCGCGGCCGCGTTCGCGGGGATCCTGGCCGCCGCGCTCGTCCTCGGAATCGGCCATCTGGCAGCAGCTTTCATCGACCCGGCCGCGTCGCCGTTCTACGTGCTGGGCGCGACCGTGGTCGACCACACCCCGCATCAGTTGAAGGACGCCGCGATTCGCCGCTTCGGCGCCCACGACAAAGACGCGCTGTTCGTGTCCATGGCACTGGTCATGCTGGCGGGTGCGGCGGTGGCGGGACTGCTCGAACGCCGCCGCCCGCTCGGCAGCGCGCTGCTGCTGATCCTCGGCGGCGCGACCGGTGTGCTCGCGCTGCAAAGACCCACCGCAACACCATGGTTCGTGCTGCCGTCGGTACTGGGCGTGCTGGCCGGCATCGTCGCGCTGCGGCTGCTCGTCGCCGGACCGCGTCACGCTGCCGCCCCGGGCGACGGATTGTCTCGCCGGGGTTTTCTCACCGCGGCCGTGGGCGTGACCGCGCTCGCGGCCGGTGCGGCCGCGCTCGGCCACGTGCTGGCGACCCGGCTGCACGACGTCGTCGCCGACCGCGCCCGCTTCCGGCTGCCCGCCCCCGCCGGTCCCGCACCGGCGCTGCCCCCGGGCGCTCAGCCGACTCTCGCGGGCATCACCCCCTTCGTCACCGCGAACGATCGGTTCTACCGGGTCGACACCGCCCTGCAGCTGCCCGCTCTCACCAGCGCGGACTGGCGGCTGCGCATTCACGGAATGGTCGATCGCGCCATCGAATTGGACTTCGACCGCCTGCGCGGCCGTCCGGTCGTCGAACGGTTGATCACCCTCACCTGCGTCTCGAACGAGGTCGGCGGCGACCTCGCCGGCACGGCCCACTGGTCGGGCTATCCGCTGGCCGAACTGCTCGCCGAAGCCGGCGTCCACCCCGACGCCGATATGCTGCTGTCGCGCAGTGTCGACGGATTCACCGCGAGCACACCGCTTTCCGCCATCGTCGACGGCCGCGACGCCCTGCTCGCGATCGGCATGAACGGCGAACCGCTGCCGATCGCCCACGGCTACCCGGCCCGTCTCGTCGTCCCCGGCCTCTACGGATTCGTCTCCGCCACCAAATGGGTGGTCGATCTGGAGGTGACCCGCTTCGACCGCGCCAGCGCCTACTGGACCGACCGCGGCTGGGCCGCGCGAGCGCCCATCAAGACGGCCTCCCGCATCGACGTCCCGGCCGCCTTCGTCACCGTCGACGCCGGGGCGGTGCCGATCGGCGGCGTCGCCTGGGCGCAGCATCGCGGCATCGCCCGCGTCGAGATCCAGGTCGACGACCAGCCCTGGCAGCCCGTGCGGCTGGCGACCGAATACTCGACCGACACCTGGCGGCAGTGGACGTGGACCTGGCAGGCGACACCGGGCACGCACACGCTGCGGGTCCGGGCCACCGACGCCACGGGTGCGGTCCAGCCCGAGCAGCGCGCCACACCGTTCCCCGACGGCGCCACCGGCTGGCACAACCGGGTGGTGACGGTGCGGTGA
- a CDS encoding sigma-70 family RNA polymerase sigma factor: MTDDDNTPIIPLFGAGEPGETASAPACPARRPDRDDELTARLTELVLAVGAGDRAAFTELYRLTSHRVFGLAMRMLGNRSTAEEVAQEVYLQTWTLADRYDATISSPMGWLMMLTHRRAVDRIRMDRSATDREITFGHLHLGQDRDVVFEEVEQSHDERAVLHCLDALTPLQRETIALAYYGGHTYSEVAAHLGTPVPTVKTRIRDGLKRLADCLLGPAGA, from the coding sequence GTGACCGATGACGACAATACGCCCATCATTCCGTTGTTCGGCGCCGGTGAGCCGGGTGAAACCGCCTCCGCGCCAGCCTGTCCCGCCCGGCGCCCCGACCGCGACGACGAATTGACCGCGCGGCTCACCGAACTCGTGCTGGCCGTCGGCGCCGGTGACCGCGCGGCCTTCACCGAGCTGTACCGCCTGACCAGCCATCGCGTCTTCGGATTGGCGATGCGCATGCTCGGGAACCGTTCCACCGCCGAGGAAGTCGCCCAGGAGGTCTACCTGCAGACCTGGACGCTGGCGGATCGCTACGACGCCACGATCTCCAGCCCCATGGGGTGGCTGATGATGCTGACCCACCGCCGTGCCGTGGACCGTATCCGCATGGACCGATCCGCCACCGACCGCGAAATCACCTTCGGCCACCTGCATCTGGGCCAGGACCGCGATGTGGTGTTCGAGGAGGTCGAGCAGAGCCACGACGAGCGGGCCGTGCTGCACTGCCTGGACGCGTTGACGCCGCTGCAGCGCGAGACCATCGCCCTGGCCTATTACGGCGGCCACACCTATTCGGAGGTCGCCGCCCACCTCGGCACGCCGGTGCCCACGGTGAAGACCCGCATTCGGGACGGGTTGAAGCGGCTGGCCGACTGCCTGCTGGGCCCCGCCGGCGCGTGA
- a CDS encoding condensation domain-containing protein has protein sequence MTALASEPAGRDASDNASRFPLSAAQSGIWNAQHLAPAVPLTVAQYVHLRGDFDADLLARAMRLCAEDLQSLRLRLVEVAGEPVQVIGPDTAFEVARHDFRDCDDPWTAATEWMRADVAVPIPLLGERLIETAVLRVGDRESFVELDELPLTVNGKLDRRALPEPAAYRAPGTAAEHAAAQAISEVLGIERVGLDDGFFALGGDSLSATRVAARLGSALGATVPVRSVFEAATVAEPAARAATLRPGAPSPRLTRRPRTSVVPLSPAQLRLWFINRFDHTAATYNIPFAVRMRGDESFRALTAKNSDAEHLSDRSAPLDWGFVVAALIVLGVAALFR, from the coding sequence ATGACCGCACTGGCCTCGGAGCCCGCAGGTCGTGACGCATCGGACAACGCTTCTCGCTTCCCCTTGTCGGCAGCTCAGTCCGGGATTTGGAACGCTCAGCACCTCGCGCCCGCGGTGCCGCTGACCGTCGCCCAATACGTGCATCTCCGCGGCGACTTCGACGCCGACCTGCTCGCCCGGGCCATGCGCTTGTGTGCTGAGGATTTGCAGAGCTTGCGGCTGCGGCTGGTGGAGGTGGCCGGCGAACCGGTGCAGGTGATCGGGCCCGACACCGCCTTCGAGGTCGCCCGCCACGATTTCCGGGACTGTGACGACCCCTGGACCGCGGCCACCGAATGGATGCGCGCCGATGTCGCCGTGCCCATCCCGCTGCTGGGTGAGCGCTTGATCGAGACCGCCGTCCTGCGCGTCGGGGACCGCGAATCGTTCGTGGAACTGGACGAGCTGCCCTTGACGGTGAACGGCAAACTGGACCGCCGCGCGCTGCCGGAGCCGGCCGCCTACCGTGCGCCCGGCACCGCCGCCGAACACGCGGCAGCACAGGCGATCTCGGAGGTGCTCGGCATCGAGCGCGTCGGCCTCGACGACGGCTTCTTCGCCCTCGGCGGCGATTCGCTGAGCGCGACCCGCGTCGCGGCTCGGCTCGGCTCGGCGCTGGGCGCTACGGTGCCCGTGCGGTCGGTGTTCGAGGCCGCCACCGTCGCCGAGCCGGCCGCGCGCGCCGCCACCCTGCGACCCGGCGCCCCGTCGCCGCGCCTGACCCGCCGGCCGCGCACCTCGGTCGTGCCCCTGTCCCCGGCCCAGCTTCGGTTGTGGTTCATCAACCGCTTCGACCACACCGCCGCCACCTACAACATTCCGTTCGCGGTGCGCATGCGCGGCGACGAGTCCTTCCGCGCGCTGACGGCTAAGAATTCGGACGCCGAACACCTATCCGACCGCTCCGCGCCGCTGGACTGGGGCTTCGTGGTGGCGGCCCTGATCGTGCTCGGGGTCGCCGCGCTGTTTCGCTGA
- the sigK gene encoding ECF RNA polymerase sigma factor SigK, translating into MTDDHNPTVLRLARSRDDTDDGPAPACPVRPRTRGDDAHIHAQLIAEISGGDRDAFTELYRMTSHRVYGLALRILGNRATAEEIAQEVYLQVWSLAARYDPGLASPIGWLMMLTHRRAVDRVRREHATETRDIAYGRRTMERGHDVVAETVDLRADRRAVLGCLDTLTQRQRDTIVLAYYGGLTYSDVADRLEVPVGTVKSRIRDGLERLRTCLTGSDQR; encoded by the coding sequence TTGACCGACGACCACAATCCGACGGTTCTCCGCTTGGCGCGCTCTCGGGACGACACCGACGACGGACCCGCCCCCGCCTGTCCCGTCCGCCCGCGCACGCGCGGCGACGACGCGCACATTCACGCCCAGCTGATCGCGGAGATCTCCGGCGGCGACCGCGACGCCTTCACCGAGCTCTACCGGATGACCAGCCACCGCGTGTACGGCCTGGCCCTGCGCATACTGGGCAACCGGGCCACCGCGGAGGAGATCGCCCAGGAGGTCTACCTACAGGTGTGGTCGCTGGCCGCCCGCTACGACCCCGGCCTGGCCAGCCCCATCGGCTGGCTGATGATGCTCACCCATCGGCGCGCGGTGGATCGGGTGCGGCGCGAGCACGCCACCGAGACCCGCGATATCGCTTATGGCAGAAGGACTATGGAGCGCGGGCACGACGTCGTCGCCGAAACCGTCGACCTGCGGGCCGATCGGCGGGCGGTGCTGGGCTGTCTGGACACGCTCACCCAGCGCCAGCGCGACACCATCGTGCTGGCCTATTACGGCGGACTCACCTACAGCGATGTCGCGGACCGGCTGGAGGTGCCCGTCGGCACGGTGAAGAGCCGGATCCGGGACGGGCTCGAGCGCCTCCGGACCTGCCTGACAGGGAGTGATCAACGATGA
- a CDS encoding anti-sigma factor, with product MSSIGRSDTELLDLAYPYALDAVTSWERRAIERRRRRADRRTAAEFDSTVCALQETLAELSAVDACSPPAELETGLLRALDRAVRAAGRRRLRFGSVPRLGQVAAVLLLLVVFGTGLVVATQRTGEPPASVTAAVIAAQPDALTRTAAVAGGGQLRIESSAALSAAALTFDEVPAPPPGRAYQVWLIALGARPRSAAVLDAVPVRPLVTKLGPSDTLAITVERAAGADQPTSDPIVSASLG from the coding sequence ATGAGCAGCATCGGGCGATCGGACACCGAACTACTCGACCTCGCGTACCCGTACGCGCTCGACGCCGTGACCTCCTGGGAACGCCGCGCCATCGAGCGCCGTCGCCGGCGCGCCGACCGCCGGACCGCGGCCGAATTCGATTCCACCGTCTGCGCATTGCAGGAAACCCTCGCCGAATTGAGCGCCGTGGACGCCTGCAGCCCGCCCGCGGAGCTGGAGACCGGACTGCTGCGCGCGCTCGATCGCGCCGTGCGCGCGGCGGGTCGCCGCCGACTGCGGTTCGGGTCGGTCCCGCGACTCGGGCAGGTGGCCGCGGTCCTGTTGCTGCTAGTCGTGTTCGGCACGGGTCTGGTGGTGGCCACCCAACGCACGGGCGAGCCGCCCGCGTCGGTGACCGCCGCGGTCATCGCCGCCCAGCCGGACGCCCTCACCCGCACCGCGGCGGTCGCCGGCGGCGGCCAGTTGCGCATCGAATCCTCCGCCGCGTTGTCGGCTGCCGCGCTCACCTTCGACGAGGTGCCCGCACCCCCGCCGGGCCGCGCCTATCAGGTGTGGCTCATCGCCCTGGGCGCGCGTCCCCGCTCGGCGGCGGTCCTGGACGCCGTCCCCGTGCGCCCGCTCGTCACGAAGCTGGGCCCGTCCGACACCCTGGCCATCACGGTCGAACGCGCCGCGGGCGCCGATCAGCCGACCTCGGATCCGATCGTGAGCGCGAGCCTGGGCTGA
- a CDS encoding MarR family winged helix-turn-helix transcriptional regulator, with protein MVSSSSARSVLLELQRATHATLQVLASELVTLKLNPSEINVLANLADGRCRTVSELAREVGSRPTTLTSMLDRLEGRGLLGRATRAGDRRVVVIELTDAGLTTARTIRTAFTRLERRALAGLPADQVAALRAGLRALAEVSP; from the coding sequence GTGGTAAGTTCATCGTCGGCGCGATCGGTGTTGCTGGAACTCCAGCGCGCCACGCACGCCACCTTGCAGGTGCTGGCTTCGGAACTCGTTACGCTGAAGCTGAATCCGTCGGAGATCAATGTGCTGGCCAATCTCGCCGACGGCCGCTGTCGCACGGTGTCGGAGCTGGCACGCGAGGTCGGGTCGCGCCCGACCACCCTGACGAGCATGCTGGATCGGCTGGAGGGGCGGGGGCTGCTGGGCCGGGCCACCCGCGCCGGGGATCGCCGCGTGGTGGTCATCGAGCTGACCGACGCCGGGCTCACCACGGCCCGCACCATCCGCACCGCGTTCACCCGCCTCGAACGCCGGGCCCTCGCCGGTCTGCCCGCCGACCAGGTCGCCGCCCTTCGAGCGGGTCTGCGCGCCCTCGCCGAGGTATCACCGTGA
- a CDS encoding ABC transporter permease subunit: MTFAVLTKSLRDNRRGLLRWILGITLAATAYASFYPRMAKNGAAQVANLPDGLREALHMDDIGSAAGYLGSSVFGLIVPLLAMCFGVALGARATAADEESGTLDLLLAHPVTRTEVLLQRFGALACRPRRWAWRCGWA, encoded by the coding sequence ATGACCTTCGCCGTGCTCACCAAGTCCCTGCGCGACAACCGCCGCGGACTGCTCCGCTGGATTCTCGGCATCACCCTGGCCGCCACCGCCTACGCGAGCTTCTACCCGCGCATGGCGAAAAACGGGGCCGCCCAGGTGGCCAACCTGCCCGACGGCCTGCGCGAGGCCCTGCACATGGACGATATCGGTTCCGCCGCAGGCTATCTGGGGTCGAGCGTCTTCGGGTTGATCGTCCCGCTGCTGGCGATGTGCTTCGGCGTCGCGCTCGGGGCGCGGGCCACCGCCGCCGACGAGGAATCCGGCACGCTGGATCTGCTGCTGGCGCACCCGGTCACGCGCACCGAGGTGCTGCTGCAACGCTTCGGCGCGCTGGCGTGTCGGCCGCGGCGCTGGGCCTGGCGGTGTGGCTGGGCATGA
- a CDS encoding ATP-binding cassette domain-containing protein — translation MDGTQSVRECLRFLGGLSGGVSAARIGELADRLGLDQNARIKSLSKGNRQKVGLVQAFMHSPELLILDEPTSGLDPLVQQTFQELVGEAAREGRTVFMSSHVMDEVEAVADRIGILREGQLVALDTVAELRAAAARMIEIGFAAPVPLDEFHGVPGISDAALDRDGTLLHARLTGAPDALLKIAARHTVTTVRTTEPHLDEIFHSHYAHTA, via the coding sequence GTGGACGGCACGCAGAGCGTGCGGGAGTGCCTGCGCTTTCTGGGCGGGCTCAGCGGGGGCGTGTCCGCGGCGCGCATCGGCGAGCTCGCCGACCGGCTCGGGCTGGACCAGAACGCGAGGATCAAGAGCCTGTCCAAGGGCAATCGCCAAAAGGTCGGCCTGGTACAGGCTTTCATGCACTCCCCCGAGTTGCTGATCCTCGACGAGCCCACCTCCGGGCTCGATCCCCTGGTGCAGCAGACCTTTCAGGAGCTGGTCGGCGAGGCCGCGCGCGAGGGGCGGACGGTGTTCATGTCCAGCCATGTGATGGACGAGGTGGAGGCGGTCGCCGACCGCATCGGCATTCTGCGCGAGGGACAGTTGGTCGCGCTCGACACGGTGGCCGAGTTGCGCGCCGCGGCGGCGCGGATGATCGAAATCGGTTTCGCGGCACCGGTACCGCTCGACGAGTTCCACGGCGTACCCGGCATCTCCGACGCGGCTCTCGACCGCGACGGCACGCTGTTGCATGCGCGCCTCACCGGCGCTCCCGACGCGCTGCTCAAGATCGCCGCCCGGCACACCGTCACCACGGTGCGGACCACCGAACCGCACCTGGACGAGATCTTCCACTCGCACTACGCGCATACCGCCTGA